The segment TGGCTGTACCGGACCTCAGAAGTGTGTGGCAGGAGAAACGAAAAAAAATGCTGTCCGAAGCAATCGATGTAACGGCTTTCTGGTGCTGGTTTATCCAAAATTATCCTGAAAGCGTCGACACATTAACCCATGATCCTGAGTACAAGAATCGATTCAGATAAACAATATGAAAATCATTTCAGTAGTCGGCGCCCGGCCCAATTTCATGAAAATCGCACCGTTCATCCGGGCGGTTGAAGCGTATAACAAAGCAAATGCCGCCGGGATCGAACACCTGCTGGTCCATACGGGCCAGCATTACGATGACAAGATGTCCAGGTCGTTCTTTAAGGCCCTGGACATTCCGGATGCAGATATCAACCTGGACGTTGGGTCCGGAAGCCATGCGCAGCAGGTGGGCCAGACCATGATGGCGTTCGAAAAGGTGGTGCAGGCTCAAAAGCCGGACTGGGTAGTGGTGGTGGGTGATGTCAACGCCACGCTGGCGTGTTCAGTGACCGCCAAAAAAGAATGGGTGAAATGCTGCCATATCGAGGCAGGTCTGCGAAGCGGGGACATGACCATGCCCGAAGAGGTGAACCGCCTGGTCACGGACCGGTTGTCCGACCTGCTGCTGACCCCGGATCTACTGTCTTCTGAAAATCTGCGCAAAGAAGGAGTGGCTGAAGAAAAAATCACGTTTGTGGGCAACATCATGATCGATACCCTGGAGGCCCAGAGGCCAAGGGCGAAAAACCTGTCCATCCAGGAAATCATTCAGAAAAATTCAATCCCGGAGCAATCCGCTCCCTCACCAATCATCACTCCCCACTCACGATCCACAGCTCCCCACGCACCGCTGTATGCGCTTATGACCCTGCACCGCCCGTCCAACGTGGACCACCCGGATGTTTTCACCGGTATTTTCAATTTCCTTGCCACCGAGGTGGCCAAAGATATGTCCCTGTTCTGGCCGCTGCACCCCCGGGCCAGGCAGAAGATGGAAGAATTCGGGCTGTGGCAGCGGGCCCTGGCATGTCCGGGGCTGGTGCTGCTGGAACCTTTGGGCTACCATGACATGCTGCGCCTGAACATGGATGCCCGGATCATGCTCACGGACAGCGGCGGTTTGCAGGAGGAAAGCACGGTTCTGGGAACCCCCTGCCTGACCCTGCGCTGGAACACGGAACGGCCGGTGACGCTCCGGGAGCATGGGGGCGCCAGTGTGCTGGTGGGGAACAATGTGGACCGCATCCGGGAGGAATACCGGCGCACGTTGTCGTCTGAAAGAAGGCCGGTCCGGCCGGAACTTTGGGATGGGAAAACGGCAGGGCGTTGCCTGCAGGAGATTCTGAACCATTGATCGGTTGACAATTGCCAAACAATTGATACTTTTTTAAAAAATGCTTGTGTTTTATATTCATTTATGAAACACATAATAAATTATTCTTTTATACCGGCATCTTATATGCTGACAGCTCAAAATAAGGGTATAAATGGATTACATTTTCGGAGGAAACACATGAGATTCAATCGAATCATCACCCGCAGAAAAAAGAAAGCTTCCCAGGATCTTCCATTCGAGCGGACATTCAAAGACGGCGAATCGTATCAAAGATATCATGAAGTACTCGTAAACAATGCCAACAAAACCGCCCAACTGCTCCGGGGCAACCATGGGGGCGGGTTTCCCTGTCCTGATGATATATGTGAGGGGTCGCAACTATCTGAAAATCTGTAAGTAACAATCCCGGCGCGTTTGTGGGGCTGGAAAAGGCAAATCCTGCTGAATGTGTTTTTACATCTTTTCACCTGGAAATTACATCAACATCGCTTACCTGTCTGAGTCTGTTTCTCTTGGCTCCTGGGGCGGGTCTTCGGTAATATCCGACTTGATCGTTGAAAATTCGCAGGATACAGGTGAAATTGCAGAGCTTGTCATGCTTTTCCCCAAAGCCTTGTATGATGTCGAACAGCGCAGGAAGAATCGGGTGCCTGAATATCTGCCGGTTTTGCAGTACAGGAATCGAACCCATGAAATACTGCAGGAAGACAGCCTGACAAACAAGACATATCAACTGTCTGGAATCGAGGTTGAAAGAGATCAGGATCATCCGCAACTGGTAAGGCTCAAACGGGTCAATCCTGAAAATATTGACAACCCCTATATTTTTGAAGCTGAAGTGATCGATGGCTCAGGCAATGAATTTGAACCGACCCGGGAGCTGTCTGAAGAATCAAACGGTGTGTTGATCAAACAGTATTTCGCCATCTTTACCTATAAATTCAAGACCCCTGTTAAACCCCGTCAAAAAAGGTGGATTAGAATCGAATTTTCCACTGAAAAAGCGGCAATATACCATCCTGCCAGAATCAGGGGGCGTATTTTGTGGCTGCTGGACACGCTGAAATACAATTTTCATTTAATGGGCCCATTGGATGTATTGAATATTTTTCTGGAACGGATTGCCCTAACAAAATACAACAATGACAGAGAGCTTTCTGCTGCCAACAATCATGCAAAAAAAAGAAACGAATTGCTGCTGTTCCGTAAGGCGATCCATGAAATTGAAGAAAAAATCATTTCATGGATCAATAAAAGCCAGACAACATATCACGACATCACGATACATGTTTTCCCCCTGAAATTCAGGACGTTGCAAAGTATCTATTCTGTTGGAAAGATCCGTCCCAGAGGGGTGATGCCCAATTATCTGCCGTTGGAAAACAACGGTGTCAAATCAAAACCCTCATGGAAAAGGCGTGTTTACGACTGGCATGCAGAAAACATCCATGACCGGACACACGACACATTCAGCCTTTTTATCACAGGCCACTACACAAACCGGGCATTGAAAGGTGTTTTGCTGTTTATGGCGATATGGTTTGTTTTCGGCGTCATTTTACCCAGTTTTATTTCTCATGGGTTGGCATGGATTGGAAATGATACGATTGCCGCTGTCATTCAGTGGTATCAAAAAGTAACCAAATGGATTTTCATTGAATATCCCTGGATCGGTTTCTTGTCCTCCATTTTTATCGGTGTCTATTATAATCAAATTACAGATTTCTTCAGAAAATCAAAGGGGTGGCTGAAAATATCATAAACCCTGGCAATCGGAGATCAACCGCCATTTTTTCGATCATGGATTTCACCTTATCCATTTATAAAACCCTCCTTCAAACTTTTTTGGAGAAGGGTTATGAATTCCAGCCCTTTGCCGGGTTCATACAGGCTCCGGCCGGCCGGGTCATCATCCTGCGCCACGACGTGGACCGGCGCCCGGGCAATGCCCTGAAAACCGCCCGGCTGGAGCATGATCTGGGCATCCCTGCATCCTACTATTTCAGGGCTGTGACGGAAAGCTGGGATGAGGCGATTATTCGGAAGATCGCCGGCCTGGGCCATGAGATCGGGTATCATTATGAAAATCTGTCTGCCTGCAAGGGTGATGAAGGCTGTGCCTGGGAGGATTTTCAGGCCAACCTGGCCAAGCTGCGGGAGCTTTCGCCCGTGACCACCATCTGCATGCACGGCAGTCCCCTGTCCCGCATCAACAACCTGGACCTGTGGCAGACCCGTGATTACAAGGCCCTGGGCATTGTGGGCGAACCTTATCTGGATGTGGATTTTACACAGGTGTTTTACCTGACCGATACCGGACGAAGATGGAACCATGCCGGGGCCAGCATCCGGGACCGGGTGGATTCCGGGTTTGATATCCGGGTGAACAGCACCGGGCATCTGATGGAGCTGGCAAGGGAGGGGCGGCTGCCGGAGCAGGTGATGATCAATACGCATCCCCAGCGGTGGGAGGATCGGGTGGGGCACTGGGTGTGGGAGCTGGTGTGGCAGAATGTGAAGAACGCAGTGAAATGGGGTGGGGTCAGGCTGGGGGTGTTGGCTAATTGAGCGGGGGTGGGGGTCAGGCTTTCCTTATTGTCGTTATTGCAAAGGGCGCAATAATGACAATAAGAAAAGCCCGACCCCTTGAACCCCTTGAAAGGAAAGGATGAGACTGACGGGATTCAGGCTGGTTGTTGTTGATTTTGTGTTGTTGACGGTGGCGTTTTTTGCGGTGAACTGTTTCAAGCGCGGGTCGTTAGTGCTGCCGGATGGGTATGGGCTGCTGCTGGTGCTGTTTTACGGTGCCTGGGTGGTGTCGGGCCTGGCCGGGAAAAAGTTTGTGCCGGCGGAGTATTGGACGTTTCGGGTCGGGGCCCGGACCGTGGTCAAGTCGGCCCTGTACCTGGTGTTTACCATTGCGTTCGTGGTGGTGATGTTCGGGCTGAGCCGGTATTCGCGGGTGCATGTGTTTGCCACCTGCGGGGTGATGCTGGGGCTGGAGCTGCTGGTGTGGGGGGCGGCGGCGCGGTATGTGACCTTGCCGGATGCCGGGGCGGACGATCCGGAAGCAGAAGATGATCCTGATGCGGGGACCAGGGAGAGGCCCCGGTTTTCTTTGAAATTTGCCCTGGTGGACCTGGGGCTGTTTTTTGCGGCGTTTTTTGCCGTGAATGTCATGAAGCGGGGCACGGTTGTCCCGCCTGACGGGTATGAACAGCTCATGCTGATGCTGTTGGCCCTGGGGGTAGCGGCGGCGGTTGCCACGCGCAAGTATGATGTGATCCAGCACAGGAACCTGTATTTTGCCCTGTGGCAGTGGGTCAAGGCCGGGTTGCTGCTCATGGCCGGTGCCGGGGTGATGGTGTTCGGGCTGCGCTGGTTTCAGTATTCCCGGTTCCAGGGATTCGGCACGGTGGTGGTGCTGATGGTGCTGGAGGCGGTGGTCCTGGT is part of the Desulfotignum phosphitoxidans DSM 13687 genome and harbors:
- the wecB gene encoding non-hydrolyzing UDP-N-acetylglucosamine 2-epimerase, which translates into the protein MKIISVVGARPNFMKIAPFIRAVEAYNKANAAGIEHLLVHTGQHYDDKMSRSFFKALDIPDADINLDVGSGSHAQQVGQTMMAFEKVVQAQKPDWVVVVGDVNATLACSVTAKKEWVKCCHIEAGLRSGDMTMPEEVNRLVTDRLSDLLLTPDLLSSENLRKEGVAEEKITFVGNIMIDTLEAQRPRAKNLSIQEIIQKNSIPEQSAPSPIITPHSRSTAPHAPLYALMTLHRPSNVDHPDVFTGIFNFLATEVAKDMSLFWPLHPRARQKMEEFGLWQRALACPGLVLLEPLGYHDMLRLNMDARIMLTDSGGLQEESTVLGTPCLTLRWNTERPVTLREHGGASVLVGNNVDRIREEYRRTLSSERRPVRPELWDGKTAGRCLQEILNH